A genomic window from Strix uralensis isolate ZFMK-TIS-50842 chromosome 20, bStrUra1, whole genome shotgun sequence includes:
- the LOC141952506 gene encoding ribosome maturation protein SBDS, with the protein MSIFTPTNQIRLTNVAVVRARRGGKRFEIACYRNKVMGWRSGAEKDLDEVLQTHTVFVNVSKGQVAKKEDLVQAFGTDDQTEICKMILSKGELQVSDKERHTQLEQMFRDIATIVADKCVNPETKRPYTVILIERAMKDIHYSVKPHKSTKQQALEVIRQLKETMQIERAHMRLRFILPAKEGKKLKEKLKPLIKVIESEDFHEQLEIVCLIDPGCFREIDELIRSGTKGKGTLEVLSLKDVEEGDEKLE; encoded by the exons ATGTCCATCTTCACCCCCACCAACCAGATCCGCCTCACCAACGTGGCCGTGgtgcgggcgcggcgcggcgggaaGCGCTTCGAGATCGCCTGTTACCGCAACAAGGTCATGGGATGGCGCAGCGGGGC CGAGAAAGATCTCGACGAGGTCCTGCAGACGCACACGGTGTTTGTCAACGTTTCCAAAGGCCAGGTGGCAAAGAAGGAGGATCTGGTCCAAGCGTTTGGGACGGATGACCAAACAGAAATCTGTAAGATG ATTTTATCGAAAGGGGAGCTGCAGGTATCGGACAAAGAACGACACACACAGCTGGAGCAGATGTTCAGAGACATCGCGACTATTGTGGCTGACAAATGTGTGAATCCTGAAACAAAGAGGCCGTACACAGTAATCCTTATAGAAAGAGCCATGAAGGATATTCACTATTCTGTCAAACCACACAAGAGCACgaagcagcag GCCCTGGAAGTGATCAGGCAGTTAAAGGAGACCATGCAAATTGAACGTGCTCACATGAGGCTGCGATTTATTCTTCCAGCAAAGGAGGGCAAGAAACTGAAAGAGAAGCTCAAGCCACTGATTAAAGTTATTGAGAGCGAAGACTTCCATGAGCAGTTGGAAATT GTGTGCCTTATTGACCCCGGCTGCTTCAGAGAGATTGATGAGCTGATCCGGAGTGGGACCAAAGGGAAAGGAACACTGGAAGTGCTCAGTCTGAAAGACGTGGAGGAAGGAGATGAAAAGCTTGAGTAA